The DNA window CTTTTGCTAAGGATTACCCGGGCGCGAGCCTGAAAAAGATAGCCAGCGGTGCCAATGCCGATGATTACAATTGGACAGAAACGCTGATGAAGAAAATACCGCATGGCATGATGTGGGGCGTATCTATGCATTATTATACCATACCAACCGGCCATTGGGGCAAGAAGGGTTCGGCTACGAGCTTTACCGAAGACGAGTACTTTAATACCATGAAGAACTGCCTTAAGATAGAAGAGCTGGTAACCAAGCACTCTGCTATTATGGATAAGTATGACCCGGAGAAGAAGGTTGCACTGGTAGTAGACGAGTGGGGGATATGGACTGACCCTGAACCTGGTACCGACCCGGGCTTTTTGTACCAGCAGAACAGCCTGCGCGATGCGCTTATTGCAGGTACTACCTTAAATATTTTCAATAATCATTGCGACCGCGTTAAAATGGCCGAACTGGCGCAAACGGTAAATGTACTGCAGGCCCTTGTACTTACCGAAAAGGACAAGATGCTGCTTACCCCAACCTACTACATATTTGATATGTATAAGGTGCACCAGGATGCTGCTTACTTAAATATAAAGCTCAATTCTCCTGAATATACCGTAGCCGGTAAAAGCCTCCCCGCGGTAAACGCTTCGGCATCTCGCGACGCTGCCGGTAAAGTGCACATATCACTGGTAAACCTTGACCTTAGCAAGCCGGTTACAATAAGTACCCAGTTAAAGGATATTAATTGGAGCAAGGTGAGCGGAACAATACTGACATCAGAAAACATTACAGACATTAACACCTTTAAACAACCCGGTAAAATACACTTGGCTGCCTTTAACGGAGCAAAAAAAGATGGCGATAAGCTATCCGTAACTTTGCCTGGTAAAAGTGTTGTTACCCTGGAACTGAACTAACCAGAGTATGTGTTTTAAATAAAGAAAGCCGCCTAACAGGGCGGCTTTCTTTATTTAAAAACTAATGCAAACAGTATCAGCTGTTAATTGTGTGCTGGCACCTACAACTGCATACAATTGTGTACGAATTACACAAGCAGGAAATTGCCTTATCCGACAATTAGGTACTGAGGGTTAAAAAGCAATTCTAATAAGGAATAAAACTGTCGTTGGCATTGGCATTGCACCCGGTGTATGGGCAATTGGGA is part of the Mucilaginibacter terrenus genome and encodes:
- a CDS encoding alpha-N-arabinofuranosidase, whose protein sequence is MRKYLLLTLVFAQLNGFAQSTGSITVSGNTGQTISKHLYGQFAEHLGRGIYDGFWVDKSLPVKKQGRIRLDVVEALKRIKIPNLRWPGGCFADEYHWRDGIGPAANRPRMVNSNWGGITEDNSFGTHEFLELCGLLGTEPYIAGNVGSGTVDEMSKWIEYLNSNSTSSVVQIRKQNGHPQPFKVSFWGVGNENWGCGGNMTADFYSDQYRRYASFAKDYPGASLKKIASGANADDYNWTETLMKKIPHGMMWGVSMHYYTIPTGHWGKKGSATSFTEDEYFNTMKNCLKIEELVTKHSAIMDKYDPEKKVALVVDEWGIWTDPEPGTDPGFLYQQNSLRDALIAGTTLNIFNNHCDRVKMAELAQTVNVLQALVLTEKDKMLLTPTYYIFDMYKVHQDAAYLNIKLNSPEYTVAGKSLPAVNASASRDAAGKVHISLVNLDLSKPVTISTQLKDINWSKVSGTILTSENITDINTFKQPGKIHLAAFNGAKKDGDKLSVTLPGKSVVTLELN